The sequence below is a genomic window from Nostoc flagelliforme CCNUN1.
AGCTACTGAAATTAGTTTCTGGAAATACTGTTGTTGGTTGATAAAAGGAGCCAGATTTTGCAATATCCACTCCACAATGTCCTAGGAGCCAGGGCCCGCTTAGGTGAAGTCCCGATCTGGGACTCTACCAAAAGCCTACTATACTGGGTTGATATCTACAACCATCGGGTACATCAGTTCAATCCTGCCACGGGGAAAGACTTGTTTTTTGATGTGGGAGATGTCGTCGGTGCGATCGCAACAGCAGGTGCAGATAGATTAATCATGGCACTGCGCCATCACCTGGCATTCCTCAACACCCAGACAGGTGTAGTTACCCCCATTTTGGAAATTGAAGGAAATTTACCAGATAATCGTTTCAATGATGGTAAATGTGACCCTCAAGGACGTTTTTGGTTCGGTTCAATGTGTTCTTTGGAAAAACCCCAGGCTAGCCTCTATCGATATGACAATGATGGTTCATTGCATGTCATGGAAACAGAATTGACTCTTTCTAATGGTTTGGGGTGGAGTCCCGATCAAAAGACATTTTACTTAACAGATTCTCCTCAGCAAAAAATATATGCTTACGACTTTGATTCAGTAACAGGAAACATTACTAATCGCCGGATTTTTGTTGATTTAACTCATGAATCCTTCTACCCAGATGGGTTGACAATAGACAGTGAAGGACATATTTGGTCAGCTATGTGGGATGGATGGTGTGTAATTCGTTTCAATCCCAAGGGTGAAGAGATATTGCGGATAAACCTACCTGTACAATTGCCAACTAGCTGTACTTTTGGCGGCGAAGATTTGCAAACACTTTACATTACCACTGCTTCAGTTGGACTCAGCCAAGCAGAGATCGAAAAAAGCTTCTACTCCGGTGATTTGTTTGCTCTCCAAACTGATGTTACTGGATTACCTACTTATGATTTTAAGGAATTATCGCAATTTCCAGGTAATTAAACTATTGTGCTATGTTTTCTTCTTTCCACAGTGCTACTTGTTGTTTGAGTTCTCTGATATCTAAATAATCGCTAGCAAAAGCTTTTCGTAAAAGTGGATGAGGAATAAATTGATCATACTTTTGAATTTCCGGTGCTTCTGAAGTACTGACTAAATCTTCGGAGCTAATTGTTTGCTCACATAATGAAGCAATTTCATTATAAAGATATTTAAATTTATCCTTGCCTAATTTAATTGTTAAATAATATGGATTTACTCCACCAATACTGATAATTTCCAATGATTCTCGACAGTAGGAGTTGAGTAATCTTTCTAAGGTGCGATAAGCAACCGTACCCATCCAGGGAAAAATGCAGCATTTACCTTTTTCTAATTGCAAGAGATTTTGTTTATCTAATCCAACCTGCTGCACCAATTGGCGAACTTTACGTAAACGTTGCAAAGCATTTTTTTGC
It includes:
- a CDS encoding SMP-30/gluconolactonase/LRE family protein; amino-acid sequence: MLQYPLHNVLGARARLGEVPIWDSTKSLLYWVDIYNHRVHQFNPATGKDLFFDVGDVVGAIATAGADRLIMALRHHLAFLNTQTGVVTPILEIEGNLPDNRFNDGKCDPQGRFWFGSMCSLEKPQASLYRYDNDGSLHVMETELTLSNGLGWSPDQKTFYLTDSPQQKIYAYDFDSVTGNITNRRIFVDLTHESFYPDGLTIDSEGHIWSAMWDGWCVIRFNPKGEEILRINLPVQLPTSCTFGGEDLQTLYITTASVGLSQAEIEKSFYSGDLFALQTDVTGLPTYDFKELSQFPGN